One window of the Pseudofrankia sp. DC12 genome contains the following:
- a CDS encoding type II toxin-antitoxin system RelE/ParE family toxin, whose product MNSGGSPEPYAIRFQPAARRALAERLPEPVAAAVLEFCDAALATNPYRVGKPLFGPLKGCHGARRGTYRIVYRIDDDARTVHVLEVDHRLDLYRPR is encoded by the coding sequence ATGAACTCCGGCGGGAGCCCCGAACCCTACGCCATACGTTTCCAACCGGCCGCCCGGCGAGCCTTGGCCGAACGGCTGCCCGAACCGGTCGCCGCCGCCGTCCTCGAGTTCTGCGACGCCGCCCTGGCCACGAACCCGTACCGCGTCGGCAAGCCGCTGTTCGGCCCGCTCAAAGGGTGCCACGGCGCCCGACGCGGCACATACCGCATCGTCTACCGCATCGACGACGATGCCCGAACCGTGCATGTTCTTGAAGTTGATCATCGCCTCGACCTCTACCGACCGCGCTGA
- a CDS encoding type II toxin-antitoxin system Phd/YefM family antitoxin, translating to MTIDATSVPLSEAKTHLSALARRVRHQHERITLTRNGEAEAVIVSVDDLEGLEMTLEILSDTEAVGRITESLAALGRGEQGVNLATMRAEVARRRVTGA from the coding sequence ATGACGATCGACGCGACATCCGTCCCGTTGTCCGAAGCCAAGACCCACCTGTCCGCCCTGGCCCGTCGCGTACGCCACCAGCACGAACGGATCACGCTGACCCGCAACGGCGAAGCCGAGGCCGTCATCGTCTCCGTCGACGACCTCGAGGGTCTCGAGATGACACTCGAGATCCTCAGCGACACCGAGGCCGTCGGACGGATCACCGAGAGCCTGGCGGCACTCGGCCGCGGCGAGCAGGGTGTGAATCTCGCTACCATGCGCGCCGAGGTGGCCCGCCGCCGAGTCACCGGAGCATGA
- a CDS encoding NDMA-dependent alcohol dehydrogenase has product MVSTRAALLFGIGQDYKIETVEVDEPRAGEVLIELHATGLCHSDEHARTGDVPMPHYPVICGHEGAGEVVEVGPGVSSVAPGDHVAMSFIPSCGRCRSCRSGRGYLCDDGMKLFDLGMITDGRVAHRIGAEPVARFTQLGAFAEHQLLAESSVVKIDRDIPWTAAALVSCGVATGFGSAVNRAEVRPGDTVAVLGVGGVGINAVQGAKIAGAREIIAVDPVAFKREQAERFGATHVYASLEEAIAGVRALTRGQMCDAVICTFGVMLGSLLEPALTLTAKGGICVVTSVAPMAQRQADVNLFTMAMMNKEIRGCLFGSSSPRAQIPKLLDLYRAGILKIDELVTKTYSLDQVNEGYADLDAGRILRGALVF; this is encoded by the coding sequence ATGGTCAGCACGCGGGCGGCGCTGCTGTTCGGCATCGGTCAGGATTACAAGATCGAGACGGTCGAGGTCGACGAGCCCCGGGCGGGCGAGGTCCTCATCGAGCTGCACGCGACCGGGCTGTGCCACTCCGACGAGCATGCGCGCACCGGCGACGTGCCGATGCCGCACTATCCGGTGATCTGCGGCCATGAGGGGGCCGGCGAGGTGGTCGAGGTCGGCCCGGGTGTCTCCTCGGTCGCGCCCGGCGACCACGTGGCGATGTCGTTCATCCCGTCCTGCGGGAGGTGCCGGTCCTGCCGGTCCGGCCGCGGGTACCTCTGCGACGACGGCATGAAGCTGTTCGACCTCGGGATGATCACCGACGGCCGGGTCGCGCACCGGATCGGCGCCGAGCCGGTGGCCCGGTTCACCCAGCTGGGCGCGTTCGCGGAGCACCAGCTGCTCGCCGAGTCGAGCGTCGTGAAGATCGACCGGGATATCCCGTGGACCGCCGCGGCGCTGGTGTCCTGCGGCGTGGCGACCGGGTTCGGCTCGGCCGTCAACCGGGCCGAGGTGCGTCCCGGCGACACCGTCGCGGTGCTGGGTGTCGGTGGCGTCGGCATCAACGCCGTGCAGGGCGCGAAGATCGCCGGCGCTCGCGAGATCATCGCCGTCGACCCCGTCGCGTTCAAGCGGGAGCAGGCCGAGCGGTTCGGCGCGACGCACGTCTACGCCTCGCTTGAGGAGGCGATCGCCGGCGTCAGGGCCCTCACCCGGGGCCAGATGTGCGACGCGGTGATCTGCACGTTCGGCGTCATGCTCGGCAGCCTGCTGGAGCCCGCGCTGACGTTGACCGCCAAGGGCGGCATCTGCGTGGTGACGTCGGTGGCCCCGATGGCCCAGAGGCAGGCCGACGTCAACCTGTTCACGATGGCGATGATGAACAAGGAGATCCGCGGCTGCCTGTTTGGCTCCAGCAGCCCGCGGGCGCAGATCCCGAAGCTGCTCGACCTCTACCGCGCCGGCATCCTCAAGATCGACGAGCTGGTCACGAAGACCTACAGCCTCGACCAGGTCAACGAGGGCTACGCCGACCTCGACGCCGGCCGCATCCTGCGCGGGGCGCTCGTCTTCTAG
- a CDS encoding TetR/AcrR family transcriptional regulator: MDWEQLPDTVRAAVDRALGRAQQDALEEIEQILDAAMRVVERIAPAEPRVADIVAEAGTSNQTFYRYFAGKNELLHAVMERGVQRTRSYLRHQMSKQTEPAGQIAAWVEGLLAPLARPDQARPDAALSRLSVSGNPAGRAVLDDQLGELLIAPFAAAGRPHPELDARVIQRAAIGTLARHVGAGTVPDEQECRHLIDFCSAIGRKPGA, encoded by the coding sequence GTGGACTGGGAGCAGCTGCCTGACACCGTACGGGCCGCGGTGGACCGGGCGCTCGGGCGCGCGCAGCAGGACGCGCTCGAGGAGATCGAGCAGATCCTCGACGCCGCGATGCGGGTGGTCGAGCGGATCGCGCCGGCCGAGCCCCGCGTGGCCGACATCGTCGCCGAGGCGGGCACGTCCAACCAGACCTTCTACCGGTACTTCGCCGGGAAGAACGAGCTGCTGCACGCCGTGATGGAGCGTGGCGTGCAGCGCACCCGTTCCTACCTGCGCCACCAGATGTCGAAGCAGACCGAGCCCGCCGGCCAGATCGCCGCCTGGGTCGAGGGCCTGCTCGCGCCGCTGGCCCGGCCGGACCAGGCCCGGCCGGACGCGGCGCTCAGCCGGCTGTCGGTCAGCGGGAACCCGGCGGGCCGGGCGGTGCTCGACGACCAGCTCGGCGAGCTGCTGATCGCCCCGTTCGCCGCGGCCGGCCGCCCGCATCCCGAGCTCGACGCCCGGGTCATCCAGCGCGCGGCGATCGGCACCCTGGCCCGCCACGTCGGCGCCGGCACCGTCCCCGACGAGCAGGAGTGCCGCCACCTCATCGACTTCTGTTCGGCGATCGGCCGGAAGCCGGGCGCTTAG
- a CDS encoding helix-turn-helix domain-containing protein, producing the protein MTIGYLMRRLKVSRTRAYQLTRRPSFPVPAGFADHMRIWRKSDVDGWLTAHRPDALPDEEAAPDDDPE; encoded by the coding sequence GTGACCATCGGTTACCTGATGAGGCGGCTGAAGGTGTCGCGTACGCGGGCCTACCAGCTCACCCGTCGCCCGTCCTTCCCGGTTCCGGCCGGTTTCGCCGACCACATGCGGATCTGGCGGAAGTCCGACGTCGACGGCTGGCTGACCGCCCACCGCCCCGACGCCCTCCCCGACGAGGAGGCGGCCCCAGACGACGACCCCGAGTAA
- a CDS encoding DUF1442 domain-containing protein, with protein MNEMVTRVRLDVARIDVPGVGAAGGARRTELVSLALPDRAGLLLQRRAAEADRSDKLLAKRSRDVVGELRADLHFIELRGGELARVALSMARLGHVGAVVVCPAGVSPGRTALALAVADLLRDRRAARAPVVTCAVCPPLGMGRTAVPHEVRVEVDGRAQYRVVWELLTWEQVPTWLAGLR; from the coding sequence ATGAACGAGATGGTCACCAGGGTGCGGCTGGACGTCGCGCGGATCGACGTGCCCGGCGTCGGGGCGGCCGGGGGTGCCCGGCGGACCGAGCTGGTGAGCCTCGCGCTGCCGGACCGGGCGGGGCTGCTGCTGCAGCGCCGCGCCGCCGAGGCGGACCGGTCGGACAAGCTGCTGGCGAAGCGCTCGCGTGACGTCGTCGGCGAGCTGCGGGCCGACCTGCACTTCATCGAGCTGCGCGGCGGCGAGCTGGCCCGGGTGGCGCTGAGCATGGCGCGGCTGGGGCACGTCGGCGCGGTCGTCGTGTGCCCTGCGGGCGTGTCGCCGGGGCGGACGGCGCTCGCGCTCGCGGTCGCCGACCTGCTGCGCGACCGGCGGGCCGCGCGGGCTCCGGTGGTGACCTGCGCGGTCTGCCCGCCCCTGGGCATGGGCCGCACGGCCGTTCCGCACGAGGTCCGCGTCGAGGTGGACGGGCGGGCACAGTACCGGGTCGTCTGGGAGCTGCTCACGTGGGAACAGGTCCCGACGTGGCTCGCGGGTCTGCGCTAG
- a CDS encoding pyridoxamine 5'-phosphate oxidase family protein: MSLETATDGQAAPRPQRRGRRIAMTPAEIDAFLADERTCRVSTVGADGAPHTSALWFVWDGSAFWLNSIVKSQRWTDLNRDPRVSVIIDTGHGFGELRGVELIGKVAQVGEVPRTGEAANTELLAEPERLFGEKYGNGKFHIDGRHAWLKLVPEKIVSWDFRKTGF; the protein is encoded by the coding sequence ATGAGTCTCGAGACCGCGACGGACGGCCAGGCCGCGCCGCGCCCGCAACGGCGCGGCCGGCGGATCGCGATGACACCGGCGGAGATCGACGCGTTCCTCGCCGACGAGCGGACGTGCCGGGTGTCTACCGTGGGTGCCGACGGGGCTCCCCACACCTCGGCGCTGTGGTTCGTGTGGGATGGCTCGGCGTTCTGGCTCAACAGCATCGTGAAGAGCCAGCGCTGGACCGACCTGAACCGCGATCCGCGGGTCTCGGTCATCATCGACACCGGCCACGGCTTCGGGGAGCTGCGCGGCGTCGAGCTGATCGGCAAGGTCGCACAGGTGGGCGAGGTGCCGCGGACGGGCGAGGCGGCCAACACCGAGCTGCTCGCCGAGCCGGAGCGGCTCTTCGGCGAGAAGTACGGCAACGGCAAGTTCCACATCGACGGCCGGCACGCCTGGCTGAAGCTCGTCCCGGAGAAGATCGTCAGCTGGGACTTCCGCAAGACCGGGTTCTAG
- a CDS encoding sterol desaturase family protein: MVNGFGPRSVARRLGPAGSLLVGTVRHARADDGPVITRARGLRAAARLRHRQLLQRIDPPGPHGRATEISTLPGAARRFLAHPRPPVLLGVVGTLAATRLARGDFRRSDAAVALGFAAAQPFVEWGIHRYVLHATPTGRFGRAAYQSAGWGHAQHHQDPANLNSMFMRGQDVLGAGALALAAGAVGSPRVSTGMLCLGVAVLAYDWTHFLIHTRYQPRSELYRRIWRSHRLHHYRNERYWLGVTSPLADLVLRTSPAREDVPVSPAAAHPEIRPVQRPADADVAGAAARPAAGSPRPA; this comes from the coding sequence ATGGTTAACGGCTTCGGCCCGCGGTCGGTCGCACGGCGGCTGGGCCCCGCTGGTTCCCTGCTGGTCGGCACGGTCAGGCACGCCCGGGCCGACGACGGTCCCGTCATCACCCGCGCGCGCGGGCTGCGCGCGGCCGCGCGGCTGCGCCACCGCCAGCTTCTCCAGCGGATCGACCCGCCCGGACCGCACGGCCGGGCCACCGAGATCAGCACGCTTCCCGGCGCCGCCCGCCGGTTCCTGGCCCACCCGCGCCCGCCGGTGCTGCTCGGCGTCGTCGGCACGCTGGCGGCGACGCGGCTGGCACGCGGGGACTTCCGCCGCTCCGACGCCGCGGTCGCCCTGGGTTTCGCCGCCGCGCAGCCGTTCGTCGAGTGGGGCATCCACCGCTACGTGCTGCACGCGACGCCGACCGGCCGGTTCGGCCGCGCCGCCTACCAGAGCGCCGGCTGGGGCCATGCGCAGCATCACCAGGACCCGGCGAACCTGAACTCGATGTTCATGCGCGGCCAGGACGTGCTCGGCGCGGGCGCCCTGGCGCTGGCCGCCGGGGCAGTCGGCTCACCGCGGGTCTCGACCGGGATGCTGTGCCTGGGCGTCGCGGTGCTGGCCTACGACTGGACCCATTTCTTGATCCACACTCGTTACCAGCCCAGGTCGGAGCTGTACCGGCGGATCTGGCGCAGCCACCGGCTGCACCACTACCGCAACGAGCGCTACTGGCTCGGCGTCACGTCCCCGCTCGCCGACCTGGTGCTGCGCACCAGCCCAGCGCGCGAGGACGTGCCCGTCTCGCCGGCCGCCGCCCATCCGGAGATCCGCCCGGTCCAGCGGCCGGCCGACGCGGACGTCGCCGGTGCCGCGGCGCGGCCAGCGGCCGGGTCACCCCGCCCCGCGTGA